The following are from one region of the Candidatus Binatia bacterium genome:
- a CDS encoding alpha/beta hydrolase yields the protein MVSLSPPRFEGAFRLEDGRELGYAEFGPATGFPILWFHGTPGACRQIAPATREACWKRDVRLVAVERPGIGASTPHAYSGIVDFAHDIGQLTRALAIERFGMVGLSGGGPYTLACAHEMPDRVVGVAILGGVAPSVGPDAPEGGAVSITPVVGPALAFLRGPLGFGMRGLVQVLKPLADPATDLFLQLLPPGDAKVFSDPATRRMFHEDLIHGSRDWMQALFLDVALFGKPWGFALGDVRVPVHLLYGDADNIVPLEHGRHMAGLLPHSTLDVRPQEGHLGGLGATDEIFDALLGEADVEAEPVTPPTLLRR from the coding sequence ATGGTCTCGTTGTCTCCCCCTCGGTTCGAAGGTGCTTTTCGTCTCGAAGACGGCCGGGAGCTCGGCTACGCCGAGTTCGGTCCCGCGACCGGTTTCCCGATCCTGTGGTTCCACGGGACTCCCGGGGCTTGTCGCCAGATCGCGCCCGCGACGCGCGAGGCGTGTTGGAAGCGAGACGTGCGCCTGGTCGCCGTCGAGCGGCCGGGCATCGGCGCGTCCACGCCGCACGCGTACAGCGGGATCGTCGATTTCGCGCACGACATCGGCCAGCTCACGCGTGCGCTGGCCATCGAGCGCTTCGGGATGGTGGGCCTGAGCGGCGGCGGTCCCTACACGCTTGCGTGCGCGCACGAGATGCCGGATCGCGTCGTGGGAGTCGCCATTCTCGGCGGCGTCGCACCATCGGTGGGGCCGGACGCGCCCGAAGGGGGAGCCGTCTCGATCACGCCCGTAGTCGGTCCCGCGCTCGCCTTCCTACGCGGGCCGCTCGGGTTCGGGATGCGAGGCCTTGTTCAGGTTCTGAAGCCGCTTGCGGATCCCGCGACCGACCTCTTCCTGCAACTGCTCCCGCCCGGCGACGCCAAGGTGTTCTCCGATCCGGCCACGCGGCGCATGTTCCACGAGGATCTGATCCACGGAAGCCGAGATTGGATGCAGGCATTGTTCCTGGACGTGGCGTTGTTCGGCAAACCGTGGGGCTTCGCCCTCGGCGACGTTCGGGTTCCCGTCCATCTCCTGTACGGCGACGCCGACAATATCGTTCCTCTGGAGCACGGCCGGCACATGGCGGGCCTTCTGCCGCACTCGACTCTGGACGTTCGGCCGCAGGAAGGTCACCTCGGGGGCCTCGGCGCGACCGATGAGATCTTCGATGCACTGCTCGGCGAAGCGGACGTGGAAGCGGAGCCGGTGACCCCTCCCACTCTCCTCCGGCGCTGA
- a CDS encoding phytanoyl-CoA dioxygenase family protein, whose amino-acid sequence MAAVATNRFTVPIGAEDESLADRVREDGFAIVEGVLERNRCADLIAEVDRVEREHGIEFGTNDFEGFRTRRIFNLIHRSPLFRELVIHEPMLALMERLLGVDFLLSGTTSMHISPGETEQLLHSDDGMITLPRPHVPTLITTLWALSDFAGENGATRIVPGSNQRENMPKPGEEHESIAAEMPAGSVVVLHGSTWHGGGANGTTDTERYGLSIQFVSGWCRQQQNLMLGTDRETAATYPRRLQELIGYSLYLNVMGHVDRAHPLTLLGIDQAPNMVWEKMGKDQ is encoded by the coding sequence ATGGCGGCTGTGGCGACCAATAGATTCACTGTTCCGATCGGCGCGGAGGACGAGTCTCTGGCGGACCGGGTCCGGGAAGATGGGTTCGCGATCGTCGAGGGCGTTCTCGAGCGGAATCGTTGCGCGGATCTCATCGCGGAAGTCGACCGGGTCGAGCGTGAGCACGGGATCGAATTCGGTACGAACGACTTCGAGGGTTTTCGGACACGGCGAATCTTCAACCTCATCCATCGTAGCCCGTTGTTTCGCGAGCTCGTGATCCACGAACCGATGCTCGCCCTCATGGAACGCCTCCTCGGCGTAGATTTCCTCTTGTCGGGCACCACCTCGATGCACATCAGTCCCGGCGAGACGGAGCAGCTTCTGCATTCGGACGACGGAATGATCACGCTTCCGCGCCCACATGTTCCCACGTTGATCACGACGCTGTGGGCTCTGAGCGACTTCGCCGGTGAGAACGGCGCCACGCGCATCGTGCCCGGATCGAACCAGCGGGAGAACATGCCGAAGCCCGGCGAAGAGCACGAGTCCATCGCCGCCGAGATGCCCGCCGGAAGTGTCGTCGTCCTGCACGGGTCGACGTGGCACGGCGGCGGAGCGAACGGCACGACGGACACCGAGCGGTACGGCCTTTCGATCCAGTTCGTGTCCGGCTGGTGCCGCCAGCAGCAGAACCTGATGCTCGGAACCGACCGCGAGACGGCGGCGACCTACCCCCGGCGCCTGCAGGAGTTGATCGGGTATTCGTTGTACCTCAACGTGATGGGGCACGTGGATCGCGCCCATCCGCTCACGCTCCTCGGCATCGACCAGGCGCCTAACATGGTCTGGGAGAAGATGGGCAAGGACCAATAG
- a CDS encoding GNAT family N-acetyltransferase — MTPATATENVLDNVAWHALRGPQARLSQWEEHGRAGRFDPEVTVFTAVDRLDDEAWAAQARLVGPGGTTILFRDEVPTPPAGWQEVFRGPTWQLVAGDLGPPAEVPVEALAPDDAAEMLALTQLTEPGPFLLRTIELGTYVGIRHEGKIVAMAGERLKAPGFTEVSAVCTHSNARRLGYGAALTLWMAAHIRKRGDEAFLHVLASNESALRLYEAIGFRRRRNVDAVAAVWTG; from the coding sequence ATGACTCCGGCGACGGCGACCGAGAACGTGCTCGACAACGTTGCGTGGCACGCCCTGCGCGGGCCACAGGCCCGGCTGTCCCAGTGGGAAGAACACGGCCGCGCCGGCCGCTTCGACCCTGAAGTCACGGTGTTCACCGCGGTCGACCGACTCGACGACGAGGCCTGGGCGGCCCAGGCGAGGCTGGTCGGTCCGGGCGGCACGACGATTCTGTTCCGAGACGAGGTTCCAACGCCGCCCGCAGGCTGGCAGGAAGTCTTCCGGGGCCCGACCTGGCAACTGGTGGCGGGAGATCTCGGACCGCCCGCCGAGGTCCCCGTCGAAGCCCTGGCGCCGGACGACGCGGCCGAGATGCTCGCGCTCACCCAACTCACCGAGCCCGGGCCATTTCTCCTTCGAACGATCGAGCTCGGAACGTATGTCGGGATCCGCCACGAGGGAAAGATCGTGGCGATGGCCGGCGAGCGACTGAAGGCGCCGGGTTTCACGGAGGTCTCCGCCGTCTGCACGCATTCGAACGCGCGCCGGCTCGGCTACGGCGCCGCGCTCACGCTGTGGATGGCGGCCCACATTCGCAAGCGCGGCGACGAAGCGTTTCTGCACGTTCTCGCATCGAACGAGAGCGCGCTGCGCCTCTACGAGGCGATCGGCTTTCGACGAAGACGGAATGTCGACGCCGTCGCAGCAGTCTGGACTGGCTAG
- a CDS encoding beta-propeller fold lactonase family protein, protein MNTLDVTGETGARTTSRGLPAWAAVFAASATLLVSPALAGTGALTQLAGTDGCVSDGGSSGNCVDAEALDGIQGLTVSNNGLSLYAASDLSDGVVVFLRTGSGALIQQAGTSGCVTDDGSGGACADGRALQGARDVALDKKAKHLYVAAPGDDAIAVFARDKTGTILQLAGTDGCVSDDGTGGECAIGVALDGARSVTVGPKGKFVHATSLHDDAVTVFARDKKTGVLTQLPGTDGCVSEDGTGGLCVNGRALDFPTDVAVSPKGDSLYVAAVGSSAVSIFARDKKTGILSQLVGTAGCISEDGTGGNCTDGRGLAGAFGVTVSKDGKFVYVAARDGNAVAAFARDKSTGALSQLAGTDGCISEDGSGGECADGTNLTGALSVVLSRDGKNAYVASNVSDAVAIFSRDKKTGVLAQFAGTEACISDDGSGGACADGTALVEASSVIVTRNGKSVYVASPTSDAISAFDRD, encoded by the coding sequence ATGAACACGCTCGACGTCACCGGCGAGACCGGTGCACGCACCACCTCACGAGGTTTGCCCGCATGGGCCGCAGTTTTCGCTGCAAGCGCGACGCTCCTCGTCTCCCCCGCCCTCGCCGGGACCGGCGCCCTCACTCAACTCGCCGGAACCGACGGCTGCGTGAGTGACGGCGGCAGTAGTGGCAATTGCGTCGACGCAGAGGCGCTCGACGGGATACAGGGCCTCACCGTCTCGAACAACGGGCTCAGCTTGTACGCGGCGTCCGACTTGAGCGACGGCGTGGTCGTGTTCCTTCGAACCGGGTCGGGCGCGCTAATCCAGCAGGCGGGAACTTCTGGCTGCGTCACGGACGATGGGAGCGGCGGCGCGTGCGCGGACGGCCGGGCTCTTCAGGGCGCGCGCGACGTGGCTCTCGACAAGAAGGCGAAGCATCTCTACGTCGCGGCACCGGGAGATGATGCGATCGCGGTGTTCGCGCGCGACAAGACGGGCACGATCCTTCAGCTTGCCGGAACGGACGGTTGCGTGAGCGATGACGGCACGGGCGGCGAATGCGCGATCGGAGTCGCGCTGGACGGCGCGCGCTCGGTCACGGTCGGCCCGAAGGGGAAGTTCGTACACGCCACATCCCTTCACGATGACGCCGTTACCGTGTTCGCGCGCGACAAGAAGACCGGTGTGCTCACGCAGCTCCCGGGAACGGATGGGTGCGTCAGTGAGGACGGTACGGGCGGGCTGTGCGTCAACGGTAGGGCTCTCGACTTCCCGACCGACGTCGCCGTGAGCCCGAAGGGCGACAGCCTCTACGTCGCGGCCGTGGGCAGTAGTGCCGTTTCGATCTTCGCGCGCGACAAGAAGACCGGCATCCTGAGCCAGTTGGTCGGCACCGCCGGCTGTATCAGCGAGGACGGGACCGGAGGAAACTGCACCGACGGCCGAGGGCTCGCTGGGGCTTTCGGCGTGACCGTTTCTAAGGATGGAAAGTTCGTCTACGTCGCCGCCCGCGACGGCAATGCCGTCGCCGCGTTCGCGCGGGACAAGTCCACGGGCGCGTTGTCGCAGCTGGCAGGCACGGACGGCTGCATCAGCGAGGACGGTAGCGGCGGGGAATGCGCGGACGGGACGAATCTCACAGGTGCGCTGTCGGTCGTCCTGTCTCGGGATGGGAAGAACGCCTACGTGGCATCGAACGTGAGCGACGCGGTCGCGATCTTCTCCCGCGACAAGAAGACTGGAGTCCTCGCCCAGTTTGCCGGCACCGAGGCCTGTATCAGCGACGACGGAAGCGGCGGCGCGTGTGCGGACGGTACGGCTCTCGTCGAGGCGTCTTCAGTGATCGTCACCCGCAACGGCAAGAGCGTATACGTCGCCTCGCCCACGAGCGATGCGATCTCCGCCTTCGATCGGGACTAG
- a CDS encoding glycosyltransferase family 39 protein yields the protein MQEFPWKLGTTVALAVVLVGALATLLWRVDPYFHVRVDGAIYLLTAKSLLNGDGYTYLDYTFALRPPGFPLLLAPILAVFGTNFAALNLWVSFFAVAAVGLLFVHGTQRVGPLVAAAATVLVWLNPTFTKTSFEILSDVPSVTLMMLSLVVETWAMRRPSTRRDVIVGLCVAAAAYVRTTNVLLAPAFILARALHLPANERRTPRVWAGLLVPSVVVLLALSPWLLRNQVVQPPAPAEHTIAYSYSTAMWNLDRADPTSPRYSAAEIFTRIPGQLTQAANSISLGLSGQKGWLPAALGLAALAIIFLRRREGAEIFALGTIVLLSVFFLYLPRFAIPLLFLGTVAAAEVLLWGLSRVLPGPVAQVVCATALVAVALGQPATPIDGDGVVERHQSYVRAAESIAEFCEDTETVGALQGAPLSVYLDRPVYSLRFVHARGGLPAIREFLERHDIQCVFFEPLAPAHRRLRPFFQRRFEETKQVGPYRLFRGRRATAAAAPTRAPDPAAPPARGSAS from the coding sequence GTGCAGGAGTTCCCGTGGAAGCTCGGGACGACGGTCGCGCTCGCCGTCGTCCTCGTGGGCGCATTGGCGACCCTCCTGTGGCGCGTCGATCCCTACTTCCATGTTCGTGTCGACGGCGCGATCTACCTCCTCACCGCAAAGTCGCTGCTGAACGGCGATGGATACACCTACCTCGACTACACGTTCGCGCTCCGGCCGCCGGGGTTCCCGCTGTTGCTCGCTCCGATTCTCGCCGTATTCGGAACGAATTTTGCGGCGCTCAACCTCTGGGTGAGCTTCTTCGCGGTCGCGGCGGTCGGGCTGCTGTTCGTCCACGGCACGCAGCGCGTGGGGCCCTTGGTCGCGGCGGCCGCGACCGTCCTCGTTTGGCTCAATCCCACATTCACGAAAACCAGCTTCGAGATCCTGTCCGACGTTCCATCGGTCACGCTCATGATGCTGAGCCTCGTTGTCGAGACGTGGGCGATGAGACGCCCGTCGACGCGGCGGGACGTGATCGTCGGTCTCTGCGTCGCGGCGGCGGCGTACGTGCGGACCACGAATGTGCTGTTGGCCCCCGCGTTCATCCTGGCGCGCGCGCTCCACCTCCCTGCGAACGAGCGCCGGACTCCAAGGGTGTGGGCCGGCCTTCTCGTCCCGAGCGTCGTCGTGCTCCTCGCGCTCTCTCCGTGGCTACTGCGCAATCAGGTCGTGCAGCCGCCGGCGCCGGCCGAACATACGATCGCCTACTCCTACTCGACTGCCATGTGGAACCTCGACCGCGCGGACCCGACGTCACCGCGCTACTCCGCGGCGGAGATCTTCACGCGCATCCCCGGACAACTGACGCAGGCCGCGAATTCGATTTCTCTCGGCCTCAGCGGACAGAAGGGTTGGCTGCCCGCGGCGCTGGGGCTCGCCGCTCTCGCAATCATCTTCCTGAGGCGGCGCGAAGGGGCCGAAATCTTCGCATTGGGCACGATCGTCCTCCTCTCCGTCTTCTTCTTGTACCTCCCCCGGTTCGCGATCCCGCTTCTGTTCCTCGGAACGGTCGCCGCCGCCGAGGTCTTGCTGTGGGGCTTGTCTCGAGTGCTGCCCGGACCTGTCGCCCAGGTGGTTTGCGCCACGGCGCTCGTCGCCGTGGCACTCGGCCAACCCGCAACACCCATCGACGGAGACGGCGTCGTAGAGCGGCATCAGAGCTACGTACGAGCGGCCGAATCGATCGCCGAATTCTGCGAAGACACCGAGACCGTCGGCGCCCTCCAAGGGGCGCCGCTCTCGGTCTATCTCGACCGGCCCGTCTATTCTCTTCGCTTCGTCCATGCGCGCGGCGGCCTTCCGGCGATCCGAGAGTTCCTCGAGCGGCACGACATCCAGTGCGTCTTCTTCGAGCCACTCGCGCCGGCACACCGACGCCTTCGACCGTTCTTCCAGCGCCGGTTCGAGGAGACGAAGCAGGTCGGCCCTTACCGGCTCTTCCGCGGCAGGCGGGCGACGGCGGCCGCGGCGCCGACTCGGGCTCCAGATCCGGCCGCGCCGCCGGCTCGGGGCAGCGCGTCGTGA
- a CDS encoding GNAT family N-acetyltransferase, translating to MNPISFECKAFKDLPAMELYEVLCLRDLVFVVGQKITAVPEVDGEDPSFHHLIGRDQMGRVIATARLSLDDTPIKLGRVAVRDDLQRTGIGSALMREAQRIIGRRPATMNAQAHLEPWYASLGWKREGPVFLEAEIDHVRMVWPG from the coding sequence GTGAACCCGATCTCCTTTGAATGCAAGGCGTTCAAGGACCTCCCTGCGATGGAACTCTACGAGGTTCTCTGCCTGCGCGATCTCGTCTTCGTAGTCGGCCAGAAGATCACGGCCGTGCCGGAGGTCGATGGCGAGGATCCGTCGTTCCATCACCTGATCGGACGCGACCAAATGGGCCGGGTGATCGCAACGGCCCGACTCAGCCTCGACGACACTCCGATCAAGTTGGGACGGGTCGCCGTGCGCGACGATCTGCAGCGAACGGGGATCGGCAGCGCGCTGATGCGCGAGGCCCAGCGAATCATCGGACGACGGCCAGCCACGATGAACGCGCAAGCGCATCTCGAACCGTGGTACGCGAGCCTGGGATGGAAGCGCGAGGGGCCGGTCTTTCTAGAAGCGGAGATCGATCATGTGCGCATGGTGTGGCCGGGCTGA
- a CDS encoding TauD/TfdA family dioxygenase gives MTTDAAAWANYRTITIDPLSPTVGAEIGGVRMSGDVSSEQIGEIRRALLEWKVIFFRDQDVSIEEHIAFGRLFGELEIHPFATNLEGYPEVVVIHHDEKSRFGQNDWHSDVTWRLEPSLGSILRATIVPPVGGDTLFCDMNAAYDGLADDIKEKIDGMTAVHSYTRLFGGRLPEKERAEMREKYPDARHPVVRTHPETGAKSLYVNSSFVSHLDGVDEVEGCRLLRLLYRQSAIPEFQCRFRWRKNSVSFWDNRAVQHYAAFDYKPNVRHVERVTIVGDKPV, from the coding sequence ATGACCACAGATGCGGCGGCCTGGGCGAATTACAGGACCATCACGATCGACCCGCTCTCGCCGACGGTTGGCGCGGAGATCGGCGGCGTTCGGATGAGCGGCGACGTGTCGTCGGAGCAGATCGGCGAGATCCGGCGCGCACTCCTCGAGTGGAAGGTGATCTTCTTCCGCGACCAAGATGTGAGCATCGAAGAGCACATCGCGTTTGGACGTTTGTTCGGAGAACTCGAGATCCACCCGTTCGCGACCAACCTCGAGGGCTACCCCGAAGTCGTCGTGATCCACCACGATGAGAAGTCGCGGTTCGGTCAGAACGACTGGCACAGCGACGTGACGTGGCGGCTGGAGCCGTCCCTCGGGTCGATCTTGCGGGCGACCATCGTGCCTCCGGTGGGTGGTGACACCCTGTTTTGTGACATGAACGCGGCCTACGACGGACTCGCCGACGACATCAAAGAGAAGATCGATGGAATGACGGCCGTGCACTCGTATACGCGATTGTTCGGCGGTCGGCTCCCGGAGAAAGAGCGCGCGGAGATGCGCGAGAAGTATCCGGATGCGCGTCACCCAGTGGTGCGGACGCACCCGGAGACGGGTGCCAAGTCGCTCTACGTGAACTCGTCGTTCGTCTCGCACCTCGACGGCGTGGACGAGGTCGAAGGATGCCGGCTGTTGCGCTTGCTCTATCGCCAGTCGGCGATTCCGGAGTTCCAGTGTCGCTTCCGCTGGCGCAAGAACTCGGTGTCCTTCTGGGACAACCGCGCGGTTCAGCACTACGCCGCGTTCGACTACAAGCCGAACGTCCGCCACGTCGAGCGCGTGACGATCGTGGGCGACAAGCCGGTCTGA